One Streptomyces sp. CNQ-509 DNA window includes the following coding sequences:
- a CDS encoding helix-turn-helix domain-containing protein, which translates to MLEGACAPSYLEVRLAPLAAYTVLGVPMDGFGEHVVDLIEVFGADGGRLAEQVREAPDWPRRFAPVDAFLWRRLDAGRRPAPEVSRAWRLMAASGGTMEIRRMADDVGWSHKHLITQFRRQVGLPPKTAARLVRFQRLLGRLERAPAAGWDELAADCGYADQAHLGRDFRAFAGTTPTAFRAEATATGRLPVA; encoded by the coding sequence GTGCTGGAGGGCGCTTGCGCGCCGTCGTATCTGGAGGTGCGGCTGGCGCCGCTGGCCGCGTACACCGTGCTCGGCGTGCCGATGGACGGCTTCGGCGAGCACGTCGTCGACCTGATCGAGGTGTTCGGTGCCGACGGGGGCCGGCTCGCCGAGCAGGTGCGTGAGGCACCGGACTGGCCACGGCGCTTCGCGCCCGTCGACGCCTTCCTGTGGCGGCGCCTCGACGCCGGCAGGCGGCCCGCACCCGAGGTCTCGCGCGCGTGGCGGCTCATGGCCGCCAGCGGCGGCACCATGGAGATCCGCCGCATGGCCGACGACGTGGGGTGGAGCCACAAACACCTCATCACCCAGTTCCGCAGGCAGGTCGGCTTGCCGCCGAAGACCGCCGCCCGGCTGGTCCGTTTCCAGCGGCTGCTCGGCCGGCTGGAGAGGGCCCCGGCGGCCGGCTGGGATGAGCTGGCGGCCGACTGCGGCTACGCCGACCAGGCCCATCTGGGGCGCGACTTCCGTGCGTTCGCAGGGACCACACCCACCGCGTTCCGCGCCGAAGCGACGGCGACGGGCCGGCTCCCCGTGGCCTGA
- a CDS encoding aldo/keto reductase — protein MTTAANPVPSRTLGALESPAIGYGAMVLSPGVYGETDDDRGVAALHAALDAGATHVDSSDGYGPDGHNERLIGRALRGRRDEVVVATKFGLTLPEGVEGRAHPVSYAFGNLTVNAEPRYVRGYAERSLRNLDTDRIDLYYVHFPDPAVPIEDTAGAMAELVAEGKVRHLGLSNVTADELRRAHAVHPVAAVQAQWSMWTPVDPELHAAARELGVGVVAWGPLGTGFLTGSVTDVAESDFRRNIGAFDAANLKANHDRFAPLRAVAADVGLTPGQLALAWLLHQDDHVVPIPGSRTPAHIEENMAAAHVELHPDTLTRIDEVLAGLAPEGGARLLGA, from the coding sequence ATGACCACAGCTGCGAACCCCGTCCCCTCCCGCACCCTCGGCGCCCTGGAGTCCCCGGCCATCGGCTACGGCGCGATGGTGCTCTCGCCCGGCGTCTACGGCGAGACCGACGACGACCGGGGCGTCGCCGCGCTGCACGCCGCCCTCGACGCGGGCGCCACGCACGTCGACAGCTCCGACGGCTACGGCCCCGACGGGCACAACGAGCGCCTGATCGGCCGGGCGCTGCGCGGGCGGCGCGACGAGGTGGTGGTGGCCACGAAGTTCGGGCTGACCCTGCCCGAGGGCGTCGAGGGCCGCGCGCATCCGGTCAGCTACGCCTTCGGCAACCTCACCGTCAATGCCGAGCCGCGGTACGTGCGCGGCTACGCCGAGCGCTCGCTGCGGAACCTGGACACGGACCGGATCGACCTGTACTACGTGCACTTCCCAGACCCGGCGGTGCCGATCGAGGACACGGCGGGTGCGATGGCCGAGCTGGTCGCCGAGGGCAAGGTGCGCCACCTGGGCCTCTCCAACGTCACCGCGGACGAGTTGCGCCGCGCGCACGCCGTGCACCCGGTGGCGGCGGTGCAGGCGCAGTGGTCGATGTGGACGCCGGTCGACCCGGAGCTGCACGCGGCGGCGCGCGAGCTGGGCGTGGGCGTCGTCGCCTGGGGGCCGCTGGGCACGGGCTTCCTCACCGGCTCCGTGACGGACGTCGCCGAGAGCGACTTCCGCCGCAACATCGGCGCCTTCGACGCGGCGAACCTCAAGGCCAACCACGACCGCTTCGCGCCGCTGCGCGCCGTTGCCGCCGACGTGGGGCTGACCCCAGGGCAGCTCGCGCTGGCGTGGCTGCTGCACCAGGACGACCACGTCGTGCCCATCCCCGGCAGCCGGACGCCGGCGCACATCGAGGAGAACATGGCGGCGGCGCACGTCGAGCTGCACCCCGACACCCTGACGCGGATCGACGAGGTCCTCGCCGGACTGGCCCCGGAGGGCGGGGCGCGGCTGCTGGGCGCGTAG
- a CDS encoding LysR substrate-binding domain-containing protein, which produces MDAHVRDLRYFAAVAEELSFTRAAERLYVSQPALSKQIRALERQLGFPLFERRARTIALTPQGAALLPAVRELTAGWAEAVRAARTAGPAESLAVGMQTAVGRDLQREVLGRFRERGWRISLRLVNWEDPTAGLAGGGADAAFCWLPVPGVGAELTAKVLAREERWVALPLDHRFAGRTAVDFADLLDEPFVALPRSAGVLRDFWLGTAERGGREPVVALEASAPEEVFEAVGAGLGVVLLAEGNARLYPRPDVVSVPVRGLAPCELALLWRTADGRREVAEFAAAFREAPAPAGGGGGSGPGRRDSGAQGSTREHT; this is translated from the coding sequence ATGGACGCCCACGTTCGCGATCTGCGCTACTTCGCGGCGGTCGCGGAGGAGCTGAGCTTCACCCGCGCCGCCGAGCGGCTGTACGTCTCGCAGCCGGCGCTCTCCAAGCAGATCCGGGCGCTGGAGCGGCAGCTCGGCTTCCCCCTCTTCGAGCGGCGGGCGCGCACGATCGCGCTCACCCCGCAGGGCGCGGCGCTGCTGCCGGCGGTGCGGGAGCTGACGGCGGGCTGGGCGGAGGCGGTACGGGCCGCGCGCACCGCCGGTCCCGCGGAGTCGCTGGCGGTGGGCATGCAGACGGCGGTCGGCCGTGACCTGCAACGGGAGGTGCTGGGCCGGTTCCGGGAGCGGGGCTGGCGGATCTCGTTGCGGCTGGTCAACTGGGAGGACCCCACGGCGGGGCTGGCCGGCGGGGGCGCCGACGCGGCGTTCTGCTGGCTGCCGGTGCCGGGAGTGGGCGCGGAGCTGACGGCGAAGGTCCTCGCCCGGGAGGAGCGCTGGGTGGCGCTGCCGCTGGACCACCGGTTCGCGGGCCGGACGGCGGTGGACTTCGCGGACTTGCTCGACGAGCCGTTCGTGGCGCTGCCGCGGTCGGCGGGCGTGCTGCGCGACTTCTGGCTGGGGACGGCGGAGCGGGGCGGGCGGGAGCCGGTGGTGGCGCTGGAGGCGTCGGCGCCGGAGGAGGTGTTCGAGGCGGTGGGCGCGGGCCTGGGCGTGGTGCTGCTCGCGGAGGGCAACGCGCGGCTGTACCCGCGTCCGGACGTGGTGTCGGTGCCGGTACGGGGGCTGGCGCCGTGCGAGCTGGCGCTGCTGTGGCGGACGGCCGACGGGCGGCGGGAGGTCGCGGAGTTCGCGGCGGCGTTCCGGGAGGCACCGGCGCCCGCGGGCGGGGGCGGCGGGTCGGGGCCGGGACGGCGGGACAGCGGGGCCCAGGGGAGCACGAGGGAACACACATAG
- a CDS encoding SAM-dependent methyltransferase codes for MNERSPKDALGPHSRVDSTVPHSARVWNYWLGGKDNYEVDRKAGDEMLAFAPALVKSAREDRLFLIRSVRLLAGELGIRQFLDIGTGLPTADNTHEVAQRAASDARIVYVDNDPLVLAHARALLTSTPEGATAYIDADVHDPQEILREAAHTLDFTRPVAVTMLGIVNHMPDVEVARAVIHRLMDAVPAGSYLVISHPTTEVDTEAMHQVADHWNGRGSSPLVIRSAAEVESLFAGLELLEPGVVSCPRWHPDPAETPQVGTRVDVAHYCGVARKP; via the coding sequence ATGAATGAGCGCTCCCCGAAAGACGCCCTCGGTCCCCACTCCCGGGTGGACAGCACCGTGCCGCACTCGGCCCGAGTGTGGAACTACTGGCTCGGCGGGAAGGACAACTACGAGGTCGACCGCAAGGCGGGGGACGAGATGCTCGCCTTCGCCCCCGCCCTGGTCAAGTCGGCGCGCGAGGACCGGCTGTTCCTCATACGCTCCGTCCGACTGCTCGCCGGCGAGCTGGGGATACGCCAGTTCCTGGACATCGGCACCGGCCTGCCCACTGCCGACAACACCCACGAGGTGGCCCAGCGCGCCGCCTCCGACGCCCGGATCGTCTACGTGGACAACGACCCCCTTGTCCTCGCGCACGCCCGCGCCCTGCTCACCAGTACCCCGGAAGGCGCCACCGCCTACATCGACGCCGACGTGCACGATCCGCAGGAGATCCTGCGGGAAGCGGCGCACACGCTGGACTTCACCAGGCCGGTAGCCGTCACCATGCTGGGCATCGTGAATCACATGCCCGATGTCGAGGTGGCACGAGCGGTCATCCACCGGCTGATGGATGCGGTGCCGGCGGGCAGCTATCTGGTGATCTCCCACCCGACGACGGAGGTCGACACGGAGGCGATGCACCAGGTGGCCGATCACTGGAACGGCCGGGGCAGCTCCCCGCTGGTCATCCGCTCGGCCGCCGAGGTCGAGAGCCTCTTCGCGGGCCTGGAACTCCTTGAGCCCGGAGTCGTCTCCTGCCCTCGCTGGCACCCGGATCCGGCGGAGACTCCGCAGGTGGGCACGCGCGTCGACGTCGCACACTACTGCGGCGTCGCCCGAAAGCCCTGA
- a CDS encoding cytochrome c biogenesis CcdA family protein has translation MADLPLALALGAGMLAAVNPCGFALLPAYLSLLVLGDDAPGRTVAVGRALAATAAMTAGFAALFGIFGLAVQPVAGQVQQHLPWFTIAFGLLVAAAGAWLLAGRQLSVLAPKLRRAPKLTRSLPSMVLFGMAYATASLGCTIAPFLAIVVSAFRSGSTAEGIALFAAYAAGMGLIVGAASLSVALTRTTAVTPLRRLGAATPRLGGGVLLLVGAYVAYYGWYEIRAQRDPATTDPVIEEAGAVQRALSDAVDAAGPAVIAVFCAALLMAALIIRTRRRTRRLARTGTEAGPAASRSA, from the coding sequence ATGGCCGACCTGCCCCTCGCCCTCGCGCTCGGCGCCGGGATGCTCGCCGCCGTCAACCCGTGCGGCTTCGCCCTGCTGCCCGCCTACCTCTCCCTCCTCGTCCTCGGCGACGACGCGCCCGGCCGAACCGTTGCCGTCGGTCGCGCTCTCGCCGCCACCGCCGCCATGACCGCAGGCTTCGCCGCCCTCTTCGGCATCTTCGGCCTCGCCGTCCAGCCCGTCGCCGGACAGGTCCAGCAGCACCTCCCCTGGTTCACCATCGCCTTCGGTCTGCTCGTCGCCGCTGCCGGAGCATGGCTGCTCGCCGGCCGCCAGTTGTCCGTCCTCGCCCCGAAACTCCGGCGCGCACCGAAGCTGACCCGCTCCCTGCCCTCCATGGTGCTGTTCGGCATGGCCTACGCCACCGCGTCCCTCGGCTGCACCATCGCTCCCTTCCTCGCCATCGTGGTCTCCGCCTTCCGCAGCGGCAGCACCGCCGAGGGCATCGCGCTGTTCGCCGCCTACGCCGCCGGGATGGGACTGATCGTCGGTGCCGCCTCCCTGAGCGTCGCGCTCACCCGCACGACCGCCGTCACCCCGCTGCGTCGCCTCGGCGCCGCCACACCCCGCCTCGGCGGCGGAGTGCTCCTCCTCGTCGGCGCCTACGTGGCCTACTACGGCTGGTACGAGATCCGCGCCCAGCGCGACCCCGCCACCACCGACCCCGTGATCGAGGAGGCGGGCGCCGTCCAGCGTGCCCTTTCCGACGCCGTGGACGCCGCCGGCCCGGCGGTCATCGCCGTGTTCTGCGCCGCGCTGCTCATGGCGGCCCTGATCATCCGCACCCGGCGCCGCACACGCCGGCTCGCCCGGACGGGAACCGAGGCGGGGCCGGCTGCCAGCCGCTCGGCCTGA
- the era gene encoding GTPase Era, whose protein sequence is MTTPDTGHRSGFACFVGRPNAGKSTLTNALVGQKVAITSSRPQTTRHTVRGIVHRPDAQLVLVDTPGYHKPRTLLGQRLNDAVRATWAEVDVIGFCAPANEKIGPGDRYIAGELAALRRTPKVAVVTKTDLADSDTVAAQLVAVDRMAKDLGFEWAEVVPVSAVEGKQVGLLADLLVPLLPEGPELYPDGELTDEPEQVMVAELIREAALEGVRDELPHSIAVVVDEMEPREDRPADRPLLDIHANLFIERDSQKGIVIGPKGKRLKEIGTKARGHIEALLGMPVYLDIHVKVAKDWQRDPKKLRRLGF, encoded by the coding sequence ATGACCACCCCTGACACCGGGCACCGCTCCGGCTTCGCCTGCTTCGTCGGCCGGCCCAACGCCGGCAAGTCGACCCTGACCAACGCGCTGGTCGGCCAGAAGGTGGCCATCACCTCCAGCCGGCCGCAGACGACCCGGCACACCGTGCGCGGCATCGTCCACCGCCCCGACGCGCAGCTCGTGCTCGTCGACACCCCCGGCTACCACAAGCCGCGCACGCTGCTCGGCCAGCGGCTCAACGACGCCGTCCGCGCCACCTGGGCGGAGGTCGACGTGATCGGCTTCTGCGCGCCGGCGAACGAGAAGATCGGCCCGGGGGACCGGTACATCGCCGGGGAGCTGGCCGCCCTGCGGCGTACCCCGAAGGTCGCCGTCGTCACCAAGACCGATCTGGCCGACTCCGACACGGTTGCCGCGCAGCTCGTGGCCGTGGACCGGATGGCGAAGGACCTGGGCTTCGAGTGGGCGGAGGTGGTGCCGGTCTCGGCGGTCGAGGGCAAGCAGGTCGGCCTCCTCGCGGACCTGCTGGTGCCGCTGCTGCCGGAGGGCCCGGAGCTGTACCCGGACGGGGAGCTGACCGACGAGCCGGAGCAGGTGATGGTCGCCGAGCTGATCCGGGAGGCGGCCCTGGAGGGCGTACGGGACGAGCTGCCGCACTCGATCGCGGTGGTGGTCGACGAGATGGAGCCGCGCGAGGACCGCCCGGCGGACCGGCCGCTGCTGGACATCCACGCCAACCTGTTCATCGAGCGCGACAGCCAGAAGGGCATCGTCATCGGCCCGAAGGGCAAGCGGCTGAAGGAGATCGGCACCAAGGCCCGCGGGCACATCGAGGCGCTGCTGGGCATGCCGGTGTACCTCGACATCCACGTGAAGGTCGCCAAGGACTGGCAGCGGGACCCGAAGAAGCTGCGCCGGCTGGGCTTCTGA
- a CDS encoding PhoH family protein: MTQTPVSRTPEEGQARAHITIPAKHPMVTVLGSGDSLLRVIEKAFPSTDIHVRGNEVSAVGASEEVTLVQRLFDEMLLVLRTGAPMTEDAVERTIAMLKSDRDDEAGGHHAPSEVLTQNILSNRGKTIRPKTLNQKRYVDAIDKHTIVFGIGPAGTGKTYLAMAKAVQALQSKQVNRIILTRPAVEAGERLGFLPGTLYEKIDPYLRPLYDALHDMLDPDSIPRLMAAGTIEVAPLAYMRGRAMPLFTKVLTPDGWRPIGDLEVGDLVIGSNGEPTPVLGVYPQGERDIYRVTAQDGSWTLCCGEHLWTVRTAADKRRNKPWRVLETQEMIGNLRAAHARRYELPLLTGPAQFPAREVPMDPYALGLLLGDGCITGKGTPSFTTSDPELATALEAALPGTRVRSRGGYNYLVNRVATPADSPGSVLTHPLKQALRALGLIGSKSYSKFVPDDYLYNTPEVRLALLQGLLDSDGGPVTQSDRTCRVQYTTASILLRDNVISLVQSLGGVAYTRRRAAEGRKPGRARGRDVHHRRDAHIVDIRLPEGIEPFRLARKREKYHAAGGGGRPMRFIDSIEPAGREETVCIQVAAEDSLYVTQDYLLTHNTLNDAFIILDEAQNTNPEQMKMFLTRLGFNSKIVVTGDVTQVDLPGGTKSGLRQVQGILDGVQDVHFSTLTSKDVVRHKLVSRIVEAYDKFDVKSRDDRNGRA, encoded by the coding sequence ATGACACAGACACCCGTAAGCCGCACCCCCGAAGAGGGACAGGCCCGCGCCCACATCACCATCCCCGCGAAGCACCCCATGGTGACCGTGCTGGGCTCCGGAGACTCCCTCCTGCGGGTCATCGAGAAGGCGTTCCCCAGCACCGACATCCACGTCCGGGGCAACGAGGTGAGCGCCGTCGGCGCATCCGAGGAAGTCACCCTCGTGCAGCGCCTCTTCGACGAGATGCTGCTCGTCCTGCGCACCGGAGCCCCCATGACGGAGGACGCGGTGGAGCGGACGATCGCCATGCTCAAATCCGACCGCGACGACGAGGCCGGCGGCCACCACGCCCCCTCCGAGGTCCTGACGCAGAACATCCTCTCCAACCGCGGCAAGACGATCCGCCCGAAGACGCTGAACCAGAAGCGCTACGTCGACGCCATCGACAAGCACACCATCGTCTTCGGCATCGGCCCCGCGGGCACCGGCAAGACGTACCTCGCCATGGCCAAGGCGGTCCAGGCCCTGCAGTCCAAGCAGGTCAACCGCATCATCCTCACCCGCCCCGCGGTCGAGGCCGGCGAGCGCCTCGGCTTCCTGCCGGGCACGCTGTACGAGAAGATCGACCCGTACCTGCGCCCGCTGTACGACGCACTGCACGACATGCTGGACCCGGACTCGATCCCCCGCCTGATGGCCGCGGGCACGATCGAGGTCGCCCCCCTGGCATACATGAGGGGCAGGGCGATGCCGTTGTTCACCAAGGTTCTGACACCCGACGGCTGGCGCCCGATCGGCGACCTCGAGGTCGGCGACCTGGTGATCGGCTCCAATGGTGAGCCGACCCCGGTGCTGGGGGTGTATCCCCAGGGCGAGCGGGACATCTATCGCGTGACGGCTCAGGACGGCTCGTGGACGCTGTGCTGCGGCGAGCACCTGTGGACGGTCAGGACCGCCGCGGACAAGCGGCGCAACAAGCCGTGGCGGGTCCTGGAGACCCAGGAGATGATCGGCAACCTGCGCGCAGCGCACGCCCGCCGGTACGAACTCCCGTTGCTGACCGGACCGGCGCAGTTCCCGGCCCGCGAGGTGCCGATGGACCCATATGCGCTGGGCCTGCTGCTAGGCGATGGCTGCATCACTGGCAAAGGCACACCTTCGTTCACCACGAGTGACCCGGAGCTCGCCACCGCACTAGAGGCGGCTCTGCCTGGGACGAGGGTGCGGTCGCGAGGGGGCTACAACTACCTCGTCAATCGTGTAGCTACACCTGCCGACTCTCCGGGGAGCGTGCTGACGCATCCGCTCAAGCAGGCGCTGCGTGCCTTGGGCCTGATCGGCAGTAAGTCGTACTCGAAATTCGTACCGGACGACTACCTCTACAACACCCCCGAGGTCCGGCTGGCTCTGCTCCAGGGCCTGCTCGACAGCGACGGCGGTCCTGTCACCCAGTCCGACCGGACGTGTCGCGTCCAGTACACAACTGCGTCGATCCTGCTCCGTGACAACGTCATCTCCCTCGTGCAGTCCCTGGGGGGCGTCGCCTACACCCGTCGCCGGGCGGCCGAAGGCCGGAAGCCCGGGAGGGCACGGGGTCGCGATGTGCACCACCGGCGCGACGCGCACATCGTCGACATCCGACTCCCCGAAGGCATCGAGCCCTTCCGGCTCGCGCGCAAACGCGAGAAGTACCACGCCGCCGGAGGCGGCGGCCGCCCCATGCGGTTCATCGACAGCATCGAGCCGGCGGGCCGCGAGGAGACCGTGTGCATCCAGGTGGCGGCGGAGGACTCGCTGTACGTCACGCAGGACTACCTGCTCACGCACAACACGCTGAACGACGCGTTCATCATCCTCGACGAGGCGCAGAACACGAATCCCGAGCAGATGAAGATGTTCCTCACCCGGCTCGGGTTCAACTCCAAGATCGTCGTCACCGGTGACGTCACGCAGGTCGACCTGCCGGGTGGGACGAAGAGCGGGCTGCGGCAGGTGCAGGGGATCCTGGACGGGGTGCAGGACGTGCACTTCTCCACGCTGACCAGCAAGGACGTCGTGCGGCACAAGCTGGTGAGCCGGATCGTCGAGGCGTACGACAAGTTCGACGTCAAGAGCCGCGACGACAGGAACGGCAGGGCCTAG
- a CDS encoding hemolysin family protein, giving the protein MTTRLIAAAVLLVGVGWLASCAETALARTTRIAAEDAVRAGRRGSAKLLAVTSDPVRYLNVALLVRVGCEMAAGALVTYASLHHFDRTWEALTVAIAAMVLVSYVAIGVSPRTIGRQHPVATATASAYVLLPLARVMGPVPRLLILLGNALTPGKGFRQGPFASEAELRAMVDLAEKESLIEDDERRMVHSVFELGDTLVREVMVPRTDVVTIERYKTLRQALTLALRSGFSRIPVTGESEDDVVGVVYLKDLARKVHISREAESELVSTAMRPAAFVPDTKKAADMLREMQQQRIHVAVVIDEYGSTAGIVTIEDILEEIVGEITDEYDRELPPATELGEGRFRVTARLDIGDLGELYDLELDDEDVETVGGLLAKQLGRVPIAGATAEVDVTHDGSDPGLRALRLTAESPAGRRNKIVTVLVEPVREEPEEPDEGA; this is encoded by the coding sequence ATGACCACCCGGCTGATCGCCGCGGCGGTCCTGCTCGTGGGGGTCGGCTGGCTGGCGTCGTGCGCCGAGACGGCGCTGGCGCGGACGACGCGGATCGCCGCCGAGGACGCGGTACGGGCCGGGCGGCGCGGCTCCGCGAAGCTGCTGGCGGTGACGTCCGACCCGGTGCGCTATCTGAACGTGGCGCTGCTGGTGCGGGTCGGCTGCGAGATGGCCGCGGGCGCGCTCGTCACGTACGCCTCGCTGCACCATTTCGACCGCACCTGGGAGGCGTTGACGGTCGCGATCGCCGCGATGGTCCTCGTCTCGTACGTCGCGATCGGCGTCTCGCCGCGCACCATCGGGCGCCAGCACCCGGTGGCGACGGCGACGGCCTCCGCGTACGTGCTGCTGCCGCTGGCCCGGGTCATGGGCCCGGTGCCGCGGCTGCTGATCCTGCTGGGCAACGCGCTGACGCCGGGCAAGGGCTTCCGCCAGGGGCCGTTCGCCTCGGAGGCGGAGCTGCGCGCGATGGTGGACCTGGCGGAGAAGGAGTCGCTGATCGAGGACGACGAGCGGCGCATGGTCCACTCGGTCTTCGAACTCGGCGACACCCTGGTGCGCGAGGTGATGGTGCCGCGGACGGACGTGGTGACCATCGAGCGGTACAAGACGCTCCGGCAGGCGCTGACGCTGGCGCTGCGCTCCGGTTTCTCGCGGATCCCGGTGACGGGGGAGAGCGAGGACGACGTCGTCGGCGTGGTGTATCTGAAGGATCTGGCGCGCAAGGTGCACATCAGCCGGGAGGCCGAGTCGGAGCTGGTGTCGACGGCGATGCGGCCGGCGGCGTTCGTGCCGGACACGAAGAAGGCCGCGGACATGCTGCGGGAGATGCAGCAGCAGCGGATCCACGTGGCGGTCGTCATCGACGAGTACGGGTCGACGGCGGGCATCGTGACGATCGAGGACATCCTGGAGGAGATCGTCGGAGAGATCACCGACGAGTACGACCGGGAGCTGCCGCCGGCGACGGAGCTGGGGGAGGGCCGCTTCCGGGTCACGGCCCGCCTCGACATCGGCGACCTAGGCGAGCTGTACGACCTGGAGCTGGACGACGAGGACGTGGAGACCGTCGGCGGGCTGCTGGCCAAGCAGTTGGGGCGGGTGCCGATCGCGGGCGCGACGGCGGAGGTCGACGTGACCCACGACGGTTCCGACCCGGGGCTGCGGGCGCTGCGGCTGACGGCGGAGTCGCCGGCGGGGCGGCGGAACAAGATCGTGACGGTGCTGGTGGAGCCGGTGCGGGAAGAGCCGGAGGAGCCGGACGAGGGGGCGTAG
- the ybeY gene encoding rRNA maturation RNase YbeY — protein MSVEVNNESGVEADEEAVLGVARYALARMRIHPLSELSVILVDPAAMEQLHVQWMDEPGPTDVMSFPMDELRPPAKDDEEPVQGLLGDIVLCPEVARRQGAAAPTGHSMDEELQLLTVHGVLHLLGYEHEEPAEKAEMFGLQKAIVDGWRAERGVTGPSPAPTER, from the coding sequence GTGTCCGTCGAGGTCAACAACGAATCCGGGGTCGAGGCCGACGAGGAGGCCGTGCTCGGGGTCGCCCGGTACGCGCTGGCGCGGATGCGGATCCACCCGCTCTCCGAGCTGTCGGTGATCCTCGTCGACCCCGCCGCGATGGAGCAGTTGCACGTGCAGTGGATGGACGAGCCGGGGCCGACGGACGTGATGTCCTTCCCCATGGACGAGCTGCGTCCGCCCGCCAAGGACGACGAGGAGCCCGTGCAGGGGCTCCTCGGCGACATCGTGCTCTGTCCCGAGGTCGCCCGCCGGCAGGGTGCCGCGGCGCCGACCGGGCACTCCATGGACGAGGAGCTGCAGTTGCTCACGGTGCACGGGGTGCTGCACCTCCTCGGCTACGAGCACGAGGAGCCCGCGGAGAAGGCCGAGATGTTCGGTCTGCAGAAGGCGATCGTCGACGGCTGGCGCGCCGAGCGCGGCGTGACCGGTCCTTCGCCGGCGCCCACCGAGCGATGA
- a CDS encoding redoxin domain-containing protein, with translation MRARTLLPAMLAAALLTLAGCGDGQDSRPADDAGASPSEVSSPAQPPDDDGGSRSDGGSAETQVPEALTFTATTVDGDPFDAKTLAGKPVVLWFWAPWCTVCQGQGHETAKVAAEFEGRAHVIGVAGLDKPQAMQDFVNDTEVGTFPHLSDEAGDVWKKFEITEQSVYVILDKDGKTVYEGVLPGGDGLADKLTAVTG, from the coding sequence TTGCGAGCCCGTACCCTCCTCCCGGCCATGCTGGCCGCCGCCCTCCTCACTCTCGCCGGATGCGGCGACGGCCAGGACTCCAGACCTGCCGACGACGCGGGGGCCTCCCCCTCGGAGGTGTCCTCCCCCGCACAGCCGCCCGACGACGACGGCGGCAGCCGTAGCGACGGCGGGTCGGCGGAGACACAGGTGCCCGAGGCGCTGACCTTCACCGCGACCACGGTGGACGGCGACCCGTTCGACGCGAAGACGCTCGCGGGCAAGCCCGTCGTCCTGTGGTTCTGGGCCCCGTGGTGCACCGTCTGCCAGGGACAGGGCCACGAAACCGCCAAGGTCGCAGCCGAGTTCGAGGGCAGGGCCCACGTGATCGGCGTGGCCGGGCTCGACAAGCCCCAGGCCATGCAGGACTTCGTCAACGACACGGAGGTCGGCACCTTCCCGCACCTGTCCGACGAGGCCGGGGACGTCTGGAAGAAGTTCGAGATCACCGAGCAGAGCGTCTACGTGATCCTCGACAAGGACGGCAAGACCGTCTACGAAGGTGTGCTCCCAGGCGGCGACGGCCTGGCGGACAAGCTCACCGCCGTCACCGGCTGA
- a CDS encoding cytidine deaminase: MSESSTLDPEDRKIVTLARSTRARNAVPEGAAVRDETGRTYVAGTVALESLRLTALQTAVAMAVASGATSLEAAAVVTEAEGPADADLAAVRDLGGADTPILLAGPDGEVRSTTRV; the protein is encoded by the coding sequence ATGAGCGAGAGCAGCACGCTGGACCCCGAGGACCGCAAGATCGTCACCCTGGCCCGCAGCACCCGGGCGCGCAACGCCGTGCCGGAGGGTGCGGCCGTACGGGACGAGACCGGCCGCACCTACGTCGCGGGGACCGTGGCGCTGGAGTCCCTGCGGCTGACGGCGCTGCAGACGGCCGTGGCGATGGCCGTCGCCAGCGGCGCGACCTCGCTGGAGGCCGCGGCGGTCGTCACTGAGGCCGAGGGCCCGGCGGACGCGGACCTCGCGGCCGTACGCGACCTCGGCGGCGCGGACACCCCGATCCTGCTGGCCGGCCCGGACGGCGAGGTACGCAGCACGACCCGGGTCTGA